Proteins encoded by one window of Mustela erminea isolate mMusErm1 chromosome 7, mMusErm1.Pri, whole genome shotgun sequence:
- the LOC116596346 gene encoding translation initiation factor IF-2 codes for MQKSYRIHTASSWEERKLRQLKIPGVPSHSMEVIKQDVSQLQIPMLPFHIQATLEESDPVPSRQEPQAPPSPALQPSIAGTAQRSQVGLTHPPAGSSGGGGGSLGPRGLPSARTARTHRGGAGHPGGATPSPARVPRHEAHLTPHGRPRRSPPKGKTVRAAAPRASNPAQPPPVPRSLPGCWVPAPGVGSPRPPPLTSRRPSPQVSEAGARGSPADWRGAGFPRRGGAGGGGRGAEEGRGRGGTGFVSASGPPPAPALPLPFPQPPSGAGGGDEAGVRRGDEEGACATRGLAACSPRAGSPPPLGTCSLGACG; via the exons ATGCAGAAATCCTACAGAATCCACACTGCCAGCtcctgggaagagaggaagctgAGACAGCTGAAAATTCCGGGTGTACCTTCCCACTCAATGGAGGTGATCAAGCAAGATGTGTCTCAGCTCCAGATCCCTATGCTGCCATTTCACATACAAGCCACGCTGGAG GAAAGTGACCCCGTCCCTTCCCGGCAAGAACCCCAggctcctccttctcctgctttgCAGCCATCAATCGCCGGGACAGCCCAGCGCTCCCAGGTCGGACTCACACACCCTCCTGCGGGATCTTCtggcgggggaggaggaagccTCGGACCCCGGGGTCTGCCCAGTGCACGGACTGCGCGCACGCACCGGGGCGGAGCTGGGCATCCGGGCGGTGCGACCCCGAGTCCGGCCCGTGTTCCCAGGCACGAGGCGCACTTGACACCCCACGGGCGACCCCGCAG gtCCCCTCCGAAGGGGAAGACGGTGCGAGCAGCAGCACCACGCGCCTCGAACCCCGCTCAGCCCCCGCCCGTGCCCCGGAGCCTCCCGGGGTGCTGGGTGCCGGCACCGGGGGTGGGGTCTCCGCGGCCGCCGCCCCTTACCTCGCGCAGGCCCTCCCCGCAGGTCTCGGAGGCGGGGGCGAGAGGTAGCCCCGCGGACTGGCGCGGGGCTGGGTTTCCCCGCCGGGGCGgagcgggaggaggaggaagaggagccgaggaggggcgggggcggggagggaccgGCTTTGTGTCTGCCTCCGGCCCTCCCCCGGCTCCGgcgctgcccctccccttcccccagccaccctccgGCGCCGGGGGAGGGGACGAGGCGGGGGTGAGGCGAGGGGACGAGGAAGGCGCCTGCGCGACCCGGGGTCTGGCCGCCTGCTCCCCGCGTGCGGGATCCCCTCCGCCCCTCGGGACGTGCAGCTTAGGCGCCTGTGGGTGA